The genomic interval CTCCCTGTCTAGAATTGCTCGCATGGCCACCAGAACCGACGCCCCCACTCGCCGCGAGCAGATCCTCAAGGAGGCCGCGCGGCTGTTCGCCGAGCGCGGGTTCCACGGCGTGGGCGTGGACGAGATAGGCGCCGCCGTCGGGATCAGCGGGCCCGGCCTCTACCGGCACTTCCCGGGCAAGGACGCGATGCTGGCGGAGCTGCTGGTGGGGATCAGCGGCCGGCTCCTGACCGGCGGCAAGCGCAGGGTCGCCGAGTCGGACGGCGGCGACCCCGAGGCGCTGCTCGACTCCCTGATCGAGGGCCACATCGACTTCGCGCTCGACGACCGCCCCCTGATCACCCTGCACGACCGCGAGCTGGACCGCCTCCGGGACAGCGACCGCAAGCTGGTGCGGCAGCTCCAGCGGCAGTACGTCGAACTGTGGGTGGAGATCCTGCGCGAGGTCTACCCCGCACTGGCCGAGCCCGCCGCCCGCTCGGCCGTGCACTCCGTCTTCGGGCTCCTGAACTCCACCCCGCACCTGGGCCGCCCCGGCTCGCTCCCGGGTCGCGGCGCCACCGCGGAGCTGCTGCACCGCATGGCCCGGGGGGCGTTCGCGGCCGCGGCGGCGTGACGAGCGTTACGGGATCAGCTCTGGACGCGTCTCCTTACCGGCCGGTACCTTTGACCTCTGAGCAAGCGCTTAGACATGGACTCTCAGTCAGGTGGAGGTGGCGGCGGTGCGCCGTACGGTGTTCAACGAGGACCACGAGGCGTTCCGGGAGACCCTGCGCGCCTTCATCGAGGCCGAGGTCGTCCCCGTCTACGACGAGTGGTTCCAGGCAGGCCAGGCGCCGCGCGACTTCTACTACAAGCTCGCCGAGCTCGGCATCTTCGGCATCCGCGTGGACGAGGAGTTCGGCGGCGCCGGCATCGACTCGTACAAGTTCGAGGCCGTGATGTACGAGGAGACCGCACGCGCGGGCGTGCAGTTCGGCGGCTCCGGTGTGCACGTCCTGCTCGGCCTGCCGTACATCAAGATGCTCGCGACCGACGAGCAGAAGAAGCGGTTCCTGCCGAAGTTCGTCTCCGCCGAGGAGATGTGGGCCCTCGCGATGACCGAGCCGGGCACCGGCTCCGACCTCGCGGGCATGAAGACCACCGCCAAGCTCTCCGAGGACGGCACGCACTACGTCCTCAACGGCGCCAAGACCTTCATCACCGGTGGCGTGCACGCCGACCGCGTGATCGTCTGCGCCCGCACCTCCGCGCCCACCGCCGAGGACCGCCGCTTCGGCATCTCCCTGTTCGCCGTGGACACCAAGTCCGAGGGCTACTCCGTCGGCCGCAAGCTCGACAAGCTGGGCCTGAAGACCTCCGACACCGCCGAGCTCGCGTTCGTCGACGTCAAGGTCCCCGTCGAGGACCTCCTCGGCGAGGAGAACAAGGGCTTCTACTACCTCGGCCACAACCTCGCCTCCGAGCGCTGGGGCATCGCCTACGGCGCCTACGCGCAGGCCAAGGCCGCCGTCCGGTTCGCCAAGCAGTACGTCCAGGAGCGCACCGTCTTCGGCAAGCCGGTCGCGTCCTTCCAGAACACCAAGTTCGAGCTGGCCGCCTGCCAGGCCGAGGTCGACGCGGCCGAGGCCGTCGTGGACCGCGCCCTGGAGGCCCTCGACGCGGGCGAGCTGACCCCCGCCGAGGCCGCCAGCGCCAAGCTGTTCGCCACCGAGGTCGCCCACCGCGTCATCGACCGCTGCCTCCAGCTGCACGGCGGCTACGGCTTCATGAACGAGTACCCGATCGCCCGCCTGTACGCGGACAACCGCGTCAACCGCATCTACGGCGGCACCAGCGAGATCATGAAGTCGATCATCGCGAAGGACATGGGTCTGTAAGCCGCCCGCAATCACCGGCCGGTACAAAAGAACCCCATGAGCCAGGCACTTCAGGACCTCCTCGATCTGCTCGACCTAGAGCAGATCGAGGAGGACATCTTCCGCGGCCACTCCCGCCCCGCCGTCGTCCCCCGCGTCTTCGGCGGGCAGGTCGCGGCGCAGGCGCTGGTCGCCGCAGGGCGCACGGTCCCCGAGGACCGGCTCGCCCACTCCCTGCACGCGTACTTCCTGCGGCCCGGCGACCCGGGCGCGCCGATCGTCTACACCGTCGACCGCATGAACGACGGCCGGTCCTTCACCGCCCGCCGCGTCCTCGCGGTCCAGCACGGCCAGCCGATCTTCGCCCTCTCCGCCTCCTTCCAGCGGCACGAGGACGGCTTCGACCACCAGGCCGCCATGCCGGCCGCCCCCGACCCGGCCACGCTGCCCACCTCCGCGGACCGGCTGCGCGGCTACGACCACCTGGATCCCACGGTCGTGGAGCGGTTCCTGGAGGCCCGCGAGGCGATCGACCTGCGGTACGTCGACGAGCCGCCGTTCGGAAAGTTCGGCGAGCCGCGCGAACCGCACTCCCAGGTCTGGTTCCGCACCAACGGCAAGCTCGCGGACGATCCGCTGCTGCACGTCGTCCTCGCCACGTACGTCTCCGACATGACGCTCCTCGACTCGATCCTGCTCGCGCACGGGCGCGGCGGCTGGGCCGTCGGTGACGTCGTCGGGGCCTCGCTGGACCACGCGATGTGGTTCCACCGCCCCTTCCGCGCCGACGAATGGCTCCTGTACGACCAGGAGTCCCCGTCGGCCTCGGGCGGCCGGGGCCTGGGCCAGGCCCGCATCTACACGCAGGACGGCCGGCTGGCCATCTCGGTGATCCAGGAGGGCGTGGTCCGCGCGCCCCGGTGACCGACGCCTACGACAGGCCGGCCTCGCTGAGCAGGTACGCCGTCATCGGGTCGTAGTGGCGCGGGCTCACCACGTGGTCGTCGAGGGGCACGGTCACCTGGACCGTGCCCTCGGCCTCCGCCAGGAACAGCGCCGGGTCGTTGGAGTCGGCGTAGCCCATCGCGTCCACCCCGTGCCGGCCGGCGTAACCCGCCCAGCCGTGGTCGGCGACGACCAGGTCCGGCAGCGGGCGGCCCTCGCGCTCCAGGGCCGTGAGGACGGCCTTCATCGGGTCGCCGGAGTGGGTGTGCCACAGCGTCGCGCCGTGCTCCAGGACCGCCACGTCCGCGAACTGCATGACGTACCCCTCGTCCGTCTGGAGCCCGTCCGGGATGACGACGATCTCGCAGCCGGCGGTGCGCAGCGCGGCGGCCGTGGCGTGGTGGACGTCGAGCAGGCCGCCGGGGTGGCCGGTGGCGAACAGCACCCGCTGCGCCCCGTCCGCCGCCTTGCGCAACCGGGCCGCCATCCGCTCCAGACCGGCGACGGTCAGCTCCGGGTCGATGGTGTCCTGTCCGTACCGGTACTCCGGGTCGTCGTTGACCCCCACCCGCTCCGCCATCACCGCGAGCACGTCCTGCTCGTCACTCCAGCGGTCCCCGAGCTCAAGGCCGAACCAGTAGTGGCGGTTGCCGTTCGCCAGCTGGCGGTAGTGGGAGAGGTTGTTCTCCCGCGGGGTGGCCACCTCGCCCGCGATACGGGTCTTCACAAGGTGGTCGACGAGCTCGGCGCGGCTGGGTGTCCCGGGTATCGGCATGTCTCCCATTCTGAGGCACGTCCTCACGGGACCGCCGCGCATCCCGCCCGCTGGGACGCGGGTCACGCGATCATGGTCGCCGCAGCGCGAACCACAGCTCCATCCGTACGTCCGGGTCGTCCAGGTCCAGCTCCAGCAGCGCCGCGCACTTCGCGATCCGCTGCCGCACGGTGTTGCGGTGCACGTCCAGGGCGACCGCCGTACGGTCCCAACTGCCGTGCAGGGACAGCCAGGTGCGGAGGGTGTCGGTGAGGGCGGGGGCGTTCTCGAAACGGGCCAGCAGCGCGCGGGCGTGTGCCTCGGCGTCCGCCTCCGGCACCAGGTCGGCGAGCGCGGGCTGGGCCCCGTACCGGACGAGCTCGGCGCGCAGGGCCCGGGCGCGGGCCAGCGCCCGCTCCGCCTGGGCGTCGGCGACGGCCCACTCCGCCGGTCCGGCGACGGCGCTGACCCCGAGCGTCCACCCCGGCTGCGGGCCCGGTTCCCGCTCGGCGGGCAGCAGCACCCGTACGACATCCCGCGCCACGTCGATGAGCGGCGACCCGAGCGCCGCGCCGAGGGCGGAGGCGGCGATCGGGTCGGGAGCGGTGGACGTGTCGGGCCGGGCGTGCACGACGACCCACCGCACGCCACCGAGGAGCGGCGCCACGTCCTCGGCCGACGCCCCCAGCAGCAGCCGCACCAGAGCGGACGACCGCGCGGCCTCCGACCCGCTCTGATGCTCACCGGTGAGCAACGACAGCAGGACGGCGGCGACGGAGGCGATGGTGTGATCACCGGGGTCACGGTGGGACGCGGCGACCCCGAGCACAAAGCCGCGCCCGGCACCGAGGGAGTAGGCGGCGAGGTGGACACCGGCGGTCGCGTGGCTGGCGGAGGTCGGCGTCCCGGGGCCGGAGGGGCGTACGACCTCCGCGAGTCCCGTCAGCGCCTCCCGGGCGGTCGTGCCCACCGGTCGCCCGGCGGCTGCGACCTCCACCCCGTCCGGCCCGTACAGCACGGCCCACCCTCCGACCCGCTGCGCCAGCTGCCGCAGTACGGACGGCACCGGATCCGGGCGGGCCGCGGCCGCGGCCAGGCTCTGCTGGGCCTCGGTCACGCGGCGCAGTTCCGCGTGGCGGGCCTGGGCCATCAGCTGCCACACCGCACGGGCCACCCCGGAGAAGGTGGTGCGGGGCGGCACCTCCAGGAGGGGCAGCTCCCACGCGTCGCAGGCGGCGACCAGGGCGCGGGGCACCGTGTCGTGGACCGGGGCCAGGCCGAAGCCGAGGGCCGCGCCGCCCGCCGCCACGACCCGGGAGACGTAGTCGTCGAAGTAGGTGCCCGAACCCGCCGCCTCCGGAATGTGCACCCCCGCCGTCAGCAGCAGCTCACCGCCCAGCAGATACGGGTACGGGTCCGCCATCTCCGAGGTGTGCGCCCAGTGGATCACCGTGGACGGGTCCGAGGGCCCCGCGATCTGCCGCAACCCGAGATCCTCGCGGGCCAGCAGTGCGGCCAGCGGGACCGGCGGGGTGGGTGGGACAGCCGGGTCCGGCATGGTGGACGTTCCCTCCATCCAGTACCGCTCGAATGGATGAAACGTACACTTCGCAGTCGCTTTCCGGCCACCTAGTGTCGACGCAGACCGGCAGGCCGCAGACCGGCAAGGTGCAGATCGGCAGAAGGAGGGCTCCGACATGGCCGTCGACTACACGGTGATCGTCGTCTATCTGGTCGGCATGCTCGCCATGGGCTGGTGGGGCATGCGCCGCGCCAGGTCCAAGAGCGAGTTCCTGGTCGCCGGGCGCCGCCTCGGACCCGCCATGTACTCCGGGACCATGGCCGCGATCGTCCTCGGCGGCGCCTCCACCATCGGCGGCGTGGGCCTCGGCTACCGGTACGGCCTCTCCGGCGCCTGGATGGTCTTCACGATCGGCCTCGGTCTGCTGGCCCTGTCCGTCTTCTTCTCCGCCCGCATCGCCCGCCTCAAGGTCTACACCGTCTCCGAGATGCTGGATCTCCGGTACGGCGGCCGGGCCGGGGTCATCTCCGGCGTGGTCATGTGGGCGTACACCCTCATGCTCGCGGTCACCTCGACCATCGCCTACGCCACGATCTTCGACGTCCTCTTCGACATGAACCGGACCCTCGCGATCGTCCTCGGCGGCTCGATCGTCGTCGCCTACTCCACCCTCGGCGGCATGTGGTCCATCACCCTCACCGACATGGTGCAGTTCGTGGTGAAGACCATCGGCGTGCTGCTCCTGCTCCTGCCCATCGCCGTCGTCAAGGCGGGCGGCTTCGGCGAGATGAAGGCCAAGCTCCCCACCTCCTACTTCGACCCGCTGGGCATCGGCGGCGAGACGATCTTCACCTACGTCCTGATCTACACCTTCGGCATGCTCATCGGTCAGGACATCTGGCAGCGCGTCTTCACCGCCCGCAGCGACACCACCGCCAGGTGGGGCGGCACGGTCGCCGGCACCTACTGCCTCGCCTACGCCCTCGCCGGCGCCGTCATCGGCACGGCCGCCAAGGTCCTCTACCCCGACCTCGCCAACGCGGACGACGCCTTCGCGACCATCGTGAAGGACGAACTCCCGGTGGGCGTAAGGGGCTTGGTGCTGGCCGCCGCGCTCGCCGCCGTGATGTCGACGTCCTCCGGCGCGCTGATCGCCTGCGCGACCGTGGCGAACAACGACATCTGGTCGCGGCTGCGGGGGAGGCCGGTCGAAGGGGAGCACGACGAGGTCCGGGGCAACCGCGTCTTCATCCTCGTCATGGGCGTGGCCGTGATCGGTACGGCCATCGCGCTCAACAACGTCGTCGAGGCCCTGACCGTCGCCTACAACCTCCTCGTCGGCGGTCTCCTCGTCCCGATCCTCGGCGGCCTGCTGTGGAGGCGCGGCACCGCCCAGGGCGCGCTGGCCTCCGTGGCCGTCGGCGGCCTCGCCGTCATCGCCCTGATGGCCGGCTACGGCATCCTCGCCAACGAGCCCGTGTACTACGGCCTCCTGGCCTCCCTGGTCGTCTACGTCGCCGTATCCCTGGCGACCCCGGCGACCGACACCGCCGTACTCGAGGCGTGGCGTGATCGCCTCGCCGGGCGCGGCGAGGTTCTCGAACCGGTCCCGGCACCCCGGTAGACCGGACGACAGCGAACAGAAGACAGAAGGAAGGCACCCGATCATGAGCTCCCCCGAGACCCCCCGCGGCCCCGTCGACTCCTCCCGCATCCCGCGCTACGCCGGACCCGCGACCTTCGCCCGGCTGCCGCGCCTCGACGAGGTCGGGCGGGCCGATGTCGCCGTCGTGGGCGTGCCCTTCGACTCGGGTGTCTCCTACCGGCCCGGCGCCCGCTTCGGCGGCAACGCGATCCGTGAGGCGTCCCGGCTGCTCCGGCCCTACAACCCGGCGCAGGACGCGTCCCCGTTCGCGCTGGCGCAGGTGGCGGACGGGGGCGACATCGCCGTGAACCCGTTCAACATCAACGAGGCCGTCGAGACGATCGAGGCGGCCGCGGACGACCTCCTCGGCACCGGCGCCCGCCTGATGACCCTGGGCGGCGACCACACCATCGCCCTTCCGCTGCTCAGGTCCGTCGCGAAGAAGCACGGCCCGGTCGCCCTGCTGCACTTCGACGCCCACCTCGACACCTGGGACACCTACTTCGGCGCCGAGTACACGCACGGGACCCCGTTCCGGCGGGCGGTCGAGGAGGGCATCCTGGACACCTCCGCCCTCTCCCACGTGGGCACCCGCGGGCCGCTGTACGGCAAGCAGGACCTGGACGACGACGAGAAGCTCGGCTTCGGCATCGTCACCTCGGCGGATGTCATGAGGCGCGGTGTGGACGAGGTCGCCGACCAGCTCCGGCAGCGCATCGGGGACCGTCCGCTCTACATCTCCATCGACATCGACTGCCTGGACCCGGCGCACGCGCCCGGCACGGGCACGCCCGAGGCGGGCGGCATGACCTCCCGCGAGCTGCTGGAGATCCTGCGGGGTCTGGCATCGTGCAACCTGGTGTCGGCGGACGTCGTCGAGGTGGCCCCCGCGTACGACCACGCGGAGATCACGTCGGTGGCGGCCTCCCACACCGCCTACGAACTGACCACGATCATGTCCCGCCAGATTGCAGAGGCCCGCGCGCAGTGACTCACGACCACGACCTGGTGCTCCGTCCGACGGAGGCGCAGATTTCCGCTGCTCTCAACCCTCCTCCCGGCCGTAACGGCGGAGACCTGGTCGTGGAGACGCTGGCCGCGCTCGGCGCGACGACCGTCTTCGGCCTGCCCGGCCAGCACGCGCTCGGCGCGTTCGACGCACTCCGGCGCTCCGACCTGCGGTACATCGGCCTGCGGGTGGAGAACAACGCGGGCTTCGCGGCGGACGCGTACGGCAGGATCACGGGGGAGGCGGCGCCGCTGCTGCTGTCGACGGGACCGGGGGCGCTGACGTCCCTGGCGGCCCTCCAGGAGGCGGCCGCCGCCTCCGCCCCCGTGCTGGCGATCAGCAGCCAGATCCCCACCGCCGGTCTCGGCGGTGGCCGTCACGGCTACCTCCACGAACTCCCGGACCAGTCGGCCTCCTTCAGGGGCGTGGTGAAGTCGGTCCACACCGTTCGCGCCCAGTCCCAGATCCCCTCCGCGATCGAGGCGGCCTGGACCTCGGCCCTGACCGTCCCGCACGGGCCGGTGTGGGTGGAGATCCCGCAGGACGTGCTGCTCGCCGAGACGTCGATCCCGGTGGTGACGGGCGGCGACGCCTTCCCCGAGGAGCTGCCGCCGCGCCCCGAACTCACGGCGGTGGCGGCCGACCTGCTGTCGAACGCCGCCCGCCCGGCGGTCATCGCGGGCGGCGGAGTCGTACGTTCCGACGCCTCGGGCAAGCTGCGACAGCTGGCGGAGACGCTGCGGGCCCCGGTGGTCACCACCCCCGGCGGCAAGGGCGCCTTCCCCTGGACGCACCCCCTGTCCCTCCAGTCCTGGATCGAGGACCGCCACACCACGGACTTCCTGGAGGACGCGGACGTCCTCCTGGTGGTGGGTTCGGGACTGGGGGAGTTGTCGTCGAACTACCACACGTTCAGGCCCCGGGGCCGGGTGATCCAGATCGAGGCGGACCTCGGCAAGCTGGAGGCCAACCACCCCGCGCTGGGCATCCACGCGGACGCGCGACTGGCGTTGCAGGCACTCCTGGAGACGGTGTCGCCGAGGAAGGACGAGGAGGCTCCGGAACGGGTGCGGGAAGTGCTGGCCCGTGTCGCCGACCGTATCGCCGCCCAGGAACTCACCCTGGAACAGGATGTGTTGGCATCGGTCCGCCGGGCGCTGCCCGCCGGCTCCCCGTCCTTCTGGGACATGACGATCCTCGCGTACTGGGCATGGTCGGCGTTCGACGCCAAGGGCCCCAACCTGCTCCACTCCGCCCAGGGCGCCGGCGGTCTGGGCTACGGCTTCCCGGCGGCGCTCGGCGCGGCGGTGGCCGACCCGACCCGCCCGGTCCTGGCGGTGTCGGGTGACGGAGGGGCGCTGTACTCGATCGCCGAGTTGGCCACCGCCCGCCAGTACGACCTGAACGTCACCTGGCTGATCGTCGACGACGGCGGCTACGGCATCCTGCGCGAGTACATGACGGACGCCTTCGGCCAGGTGACCGCGACCGAGCTGACCCGCCCGGACTATGTGGCACTGGCCGAGTCCTTCGGAGTCCCCGGGGTCCGTACGACCCCGGAGACCCTCGCCGACGACCTGTCGAAGGCGCTCGGCTCACCGGGGCCCTCGGTGGTGGTCCTCCCGGCGGTGCTGCGGATGTTCGCGCCCACGCATCTGTAGGACGCGCGGCGCCTACCAGATCGCCTCGACCCACTCCGGGTGGTCGATGAACGGGTTGCGGTTGTGCTGGTAGGTGTCGTAGATGACCTGGTTGCGCTTCTCCTCGAAGGCGCTGGGCGGGTCCGCCTCGTTCCAGGCCTTGAGGACGGAGAGCTTGCCGATGTAGGGGTTGGAGCCGTTGTTGACCTTCTCGTTGGGCTCCAGGTCGGCGAAGCCGTCGCCGCCGTCGTAGCGCACGGCCATGTAGAGGATCATGCGGGCCACGTCACCCCGGTCCGCGGCGCGCGGCGCGAAGGAGTCGGAGTCGACGGTGCTGCCGCCGCCGTTGGTGACGGCGCTGCCGCCGTTGTCGAAGTCCAGGTTGCCGCGGATGCTGTT from Streptomyces sp. CC0208 carries:
- a CDS encoding TetR/AcrR family transcriptional regulator, with amino-acid sequence MATRTDAPTRREQILKEAARLFAERGFHGVGVDEIGAAVGISGPGLYRHFPGKDAMLAELLVGISGRLLTGGKRRVAESDGGDPEALLDSLIEGHIDFALDDRPLITLHDRELDRLRDSDRKLVRQLQRQYVELWVEILREVYPALAEPAARSAVHSVFGLLNSTPHLGRPGSLPGRGATAELLHRMARGAFAAAAA
- a CDS encoding sodium:solute symporter — protein: MAVDYTVIVVYLVGMLAMGWWGMRRARSKSEFLVAGRRLGPAMYSGTMAAIVLGGASTIGGVGLGYRYGLSGAWMVFTIGLGLLALSVFFSARIARLKVYTVSEMLDLRYGGRAGVISGVVMWAYTLMLAVTSTIAYATIFDVLFDMNRTLAIVLGGSIVVAYSTLGGMWSITLTDMVQFVVKTIGVLLLLLPIAVVKAGGFGEMKAKLPTSYFDPLGIGGETIFTYVLIYTFGMLIGQDIWQRVFTARSDTTARWGGTVAGTYCLAYALAGAVIGTAAKVLYPDLANADDAFATIVKDELPVGVRGLVLAAALAAVMSTSSGALIACATVANNDIWSRLRGRPVEGEHDEVRGNRVFILVMGVAVIGTAIALNNVVEALTVAYNLLVGGLLVPILGGLLWRRGTAQGALASVAVGGLAVIALMAGYGILANEPVYYGLLASLVVYVAVSLATPATDTAVLEAWRDRLAGRGEVLEPVPAPR
- a CDS encoding acyl-CoA thioesterase II, with amino-acid sequence MSQALQDLLDLLDLEQIEEDIFRGHSRPAVVPRVFGGQVAAQALVAAGRTVPEDRLAHSLHAYFLRPGDPGAPIVYTVDRMNDGRSFTARRVLAVQHGQPIFALSASFQRHEDGFDHQAAMPAAPDPATLPTSADRLRGYDHLDPTVVERFLEAREAIDLRYVDEPPFGKFGEPREPHSQVWFRTNGKLADDPLLHVVLATYVSDMTLLDSILLAHGRGGWAVGDVVGASLDHAMWFHRPFRADEWLLYDQESPSASGGRGLGQARIYTQDGRLAISVIQEGVVRAPR
- a CDS encoding PucR family transcriptional regulator, encoding MPDPAVPPTPPVPLAALLAREDLGLRQIAGPSDPSTVIHWAHTSEMADPYPYLLGGELLLTAGVHIPEAAGSGTYFDDYVSRVVAAGGAALGFGLAPVHDTVPRALVAACDAWELPLLEVPPRTTFSGVARAVWQLMAQARHAELRRVTEAQQSLAAAAARPDPVPSVLRQLAQRVGGWAVLYGPDGVEVAAAGRPVGTTAREALTGLAEVVRPSGPGTPTSASHATAGVHLAAYSLGAGRGFVLGVAASHRDPGDHTIASVAAVLLSLLTGEHQSGSEAARSSALVRLLLGASAEDVAPLLGGVRWVVVHARPDTSTAPDPIAASALGAALGSPLIDVARDVVRVLLPAEREPGPQPGWTLGVSAVAGPAEWAVADAQAERALARARALRAELVRYGAQPALADLVPEADAEAHARALLARFENAPALTDTLRTWLSLHGSWDRTAVALDVHRNTVRQRIAKCAALLELDLDDPDVRMELWFALRRP
- a CDS encoding thiamine pyrophosphate-binding protein, with the translated sequence MTHDHDLVLRPTEAQISAALNPPPGRNGGDLVVETLAALGATTVFGLPGQHALGAFDALRRSDLRYIGLRVENNAGFAADAYGRITGEAAPLLLSTGPGALTSLAALQEAAAASAPVLAISSQIPTAGLGGGRHGYLHELPDQSASFRGVVKSVHTVRAQSQIPSAIEAAWTSALTVPHGPVWVEIPQDVLLAETSIPVVTGGDAFPEELPPRPELTAVAADLLSNAARPAVIAGGGVVRSDASGKLRQLAETLRAPVVTTPGGKGAFPWTHPLSLQSWIEDRHTTDFLEDADVLLVVGSGLGELSSNYHTFRPRGRVIQIEADLGKLEANHPALGIHADARLALQALLETVSPRKDEEAPERVREVLARVADRIAAQELTLEQDVLASVRRALPAGSPSFWDMTILAYWAWSAFDAKGPNLLHSAQGAGGLGYGFPAALGAAVADPTRPVLAVSGDGGALYSIAELATARQYDLNVTWLIVDDGGYGILREYMTDAFGQVTATELTRPDYVALAESFGVPGVRTTPETLADDLSKALGSPGPSVVVLPAVLRMFAPTHL
- a CDS encoding acyl-CoA dehydrogenase family protein, with translation MRRTVFNEDHEAFRETLRAFIEAEVVPVYDEWFQAGQAPRDFYYKLAELGIFGIRVDEEFGGAGIDSYKFEAVMYEETARAGVQFGGSGVHVLLGLPYIKMLATDEQKKRFLPKFVSAEEMWALAMTEPGTGSDLAGMKTTAKLSEDGTHYVLNGAKTFITGGVHADRVIVCARTSAPTAEDRRFGISLFAVDTKSEGYSVGRKLDKLGLKTSDTAELAFVDVKVPVEDLLGEENKGFYYLGHNLASERWGIAYGAYAQAKAAVRFAKQYVQERTVFGKPVASFQNTKFELAACQAEVDAAEAVVDRALEALDAGELTPAEAASAKLFATEVAHRVIDRCLQLHGGYGFMNEYPIARLYADNRVNRIYGGTSEIMKSIIAKDMGL
- a CDS encoding phosphatase, yielding MPIPGTPSRAELVDHLVKTRIAGEVATPRENNLSHYRQLANGNRHYWFGLELGDRWSDEQDVLAVMAERVGVNDDPEYRYGQDTIDPELTVAGLERMAARLRKAADGAQRVLFATGHPGGLLDVHHATAAALRTAGCEIVVIPDGLQTDEGYVMQFADVAVLEHGATLWHTHSGDPMKAVLTALEREGRPLPDLVVADHGWAGYAGRHGVDAMGYADSNDPALFLAEAEGTVQVTVPLDDHVVSPRHYDPMTAYLLSEAGLS
- the speB gene encoding agmatinase, with translation MSSPETPRGPVDSSRIPRYAGPATFARLPRLDEVGRADVAVVGVPFDSGVSYRPGARFGGNAIREASRLLRPYNPAQDASPFALAQVADGGDIAVNPFNINEAVETIEAAADDLLGTGARLMTLGGDHTIALPLLRSVAKKHGPVALLHFDAHLDTWDTYFGAEYTHGTPFRRAVEEGILDTSALSHVGTRGPLYGKQDLDDDEKLGFGIVTSADVMRRGVDEVADQLRQRIGDRPLYISIDIDCLDPAHAPGTGTPEAGGMTSRELLEILRGLASCNLVSADVVEVAPAYDHAEITSVAASHTAYELTTIMSRQIAEARAQ